Genomic window (Desulforapulum autotrophicum HRM2):
CCCGGGTGGGAAACAGCATATCATGCATCCGTAGCACGCCAACCAGTTTGTCCGCTTGATCAACAACATAAAAATATTGTACATGGTAATCGACATATTCATCCCGATTGATCTGGAGGTCGTTGAGGACATCGTTGATGGTCTGGTCTGTTTTATACACAAGAAATTCAGAAATCATCAATCCGCCGGCGCAGTTTGGATCGTACTCCAACAGCATCCTGGCTTCTTTGGCATCTTCTTTGTCCATTTCAGCAAGGATTGCATGGCTGGCCTGTTCATCCATTTCACCGAGTACATCGACCAGGTGATCACTGGACAGTTCTTCCAGAATAGCTGCTGCCTGGGCCGACGGCATATCCTCCACCAGGTCTGCAGCCTGGGCATCGGGCATATCCTCGATTGCGTCTGCGGCATCTTCAGGGCTGAGAAGACTGAAGAGGATCTGCTGCTCCTTTTCATCCAGACGGGAAATGGCCCTTGCTGTTTCAGATGGACTGAGTGTTTCTATGAATGGGGTTAATTGGTTGGCGTTTTGGGAAACAATCAGCTCTCTAAGCCTTTCCCATGAAGGGACTGATTTACTCATATCGGGCCTCTTGAAATAATTTTGGAAAATTGTTCCTCCGAGTTAGTCCCAGGATTTAAGGGCGTATCCGGTACTTTTGGGATGGGGGGAATCAAATGGTTTCATGCGGTTAGGTACTGGTATTAGAAACTTTTGCCTTGACCGCCAAGGGGTTGTTGGTTATATCTGCCCCCGAATATAACGCAAACCTGAAATTTATGGAAATGAATAGTGGAATTAGAGACGTTTGTTAATTATTATTTGAAGATTTTCTTTATTCTTACCCCGTTCTTTGTCTTGTCTGCATTTCTTTCCCTCACAAGGGAGTTCCAGGATTTTGAAAAGAAGCGGATTGCCATAAAATTAACCATTGCTGTGATGATCAGCTCGTTTATGATTTATCTCTTTGGTCGATATATTTTTGAATTGTTCGGCATCACCCTTGACGCTTTCCGCATAGGTGCCGGCACGATCTTGTTTCTTTCCGCCCTTTCCATGTTATCGGAGAAAAACGACACGGCAAGTGAGGCAAGCAATCAGGATATTGCCGTTGTTCCCCTGGCAATGCCCATGACGGTCGGCCCCGGTGTAATTGGTGTGCTTTTGGTCATGGGGGCTGAAGCCGGTTCAGTCATGGAAAAAATCATCATTGGTGGGGCACTCTTTCTTGCTGTCGTGACCCTGGGAATAATGCTTTACCTTTCAGCTGTTGTAAAGCGCCTGATCGGTGAGCAGGGGTTGGTTCTCCTGCCAAAGATTACAGGCCTCTTTGTCTCTGCCATTGCTGCCCAGATTATCTTTACCGGAATTCAAAATTTTTTGAAACTCAACTGATTCTTACGGTTTTCCATATGCTCTTTAAACCCTGCATCGGGTTTTTTCCAAGACTGAAGACCGCGTTCCTTTACGATAAATGTCAGGTCCGGGCAGATCGGGTCCTGGTGAGCGGATCGTTGCAGGGCGGGACACCCTTGCAATTGGACCCGTGGAAAATGATGGGTTTTTACCATCATTAAACCCCTATTTGTCCTGTATTGTAATGTCTCTGTTTCGTTCATAGTTTTAACCTAACACAGGACGAACAGGAGAACCCTCCACAGCAATAAAAAAATATTAATAGACGGGGTGATTTCATGACTAACGAAAAAGTTGATAATTATGTTGAAAGTGAAAAAGAACAGAACGAAGGGCATGTGGACACCAGGCAGAAGAACTTTGAATGTGAAACACCGGATGAGAATCTGGGTTGTGATCCTGGAATTGATGTTGCCGGATAATGGTCTTCAAAGGCAGCGCCTCCTTGAGGCGTTGCCATATCCTTGAGCTTTAAAACAACCGGTAATTCAAGATGTTTGGATACGGGGGAAAACAGAGAATGCAACTTTTAGGTGAAACAATGAACGAACAATTAATGACGGTTCTTGAGCATATCAAAGAGAAATACCAGGAAAAGGCCATGGCTGGTGAACGCAATTATATAAACGTGGACATCGGCAAGGTTGCCTTGAAACTGGGATTCAAAGAGCTCCACGACAAATACCTGGACCGGGAAGTGGTGGTTGTGTTGAAAAAACCCCTGCCTGGAATGAAGGTGCGTATTGATGGTCGAACCTTTGTCAATTACGCCGAATACGCCAGTGGATTTGCCGTTCCTGAATATATTGCCAGGAATGCGAACATCTATTTTAAAAATTACACGGCAAATGACAGTATGATATTGAATTTTGCATGAAATACCCGGCGGCCTTCCTGAATCTCTGCTTCTCCTCCTTAATCCAGGCTATTTGGAGACAGGGATTTTTCCCAGGGGGGCAAAGCAGACGCCGGCCAGCCTGAAGTGGGCAAACCCGAAGGGGATGCCGATGATGGTCAGGCAAAGGCTTATTCCGGCAATGATATGGGAAATGGCGAGCCAGATTCCGGCCAGGATGATCCACAGAAAATTGGCGAGGGCGGTGCCGACGATTCTTTTTTCGCCCAGGGCCCGGGCATCCACAAGCTCTCTGCCAAAGGGGAATGCTGCAAACCCGGCTATCCTGAAGGCAGCAAAGGCAAAAGGGATCCCTGCGATGGTAATGAACAGCAACCCGCCCAGCAGAATCCAGAGCAGCCAAGAGATAAAACCACCACCTATTATAAACCATAGAATATTGAGTATCAGTATCATTTTTGCTTCCCGTTCATATTTACGATTGTTTCCCCTGCTGTGTGTGTGCTGAAGGATGGTCCTGCCACTGTCGTGCAATCCGGTGAAACGCTTCCTGCCCCCAGATGGTATGGAGCGCAGGACCGGGATGAAAGCCGTCGTCAGCCATCAGGGACGAATCCATGGGCAGGTTAAATTCCATGAATTCACAGTCTGCTTGGGTTTTGAGCCATTTCATGACGGCTTGGTTCATCTGTGCCGCGCACAGGCCAAGATACCGGTTTAACGGCCAGGGCAGGGCTGGGAACAGCGCCATGGGTGGCACGGCTGAGATAATAAAATGGTGAATCTTGAATTTCTCACGCATCAGTGTAATCAGTTCTTTCTGCTGTGCCACCCATTTTTTTGTTGTGACACCTGCTTTGACATCATTGACACCCAGGGAGGTGACAGCCACATCAAATGCTGACGGGGGATGGGATTTTATATACCCAATGGTTCCGGCCGTGGTGGATCCGGTTTTTGCCATCAGTTCCCAGTCAACGGTGTATTCAGGTCCAAAGCAGGCCAGAATCTGACCTGTAATTGCCTGGTTTTGGTGGGGAACACCCACGCCTGCTGCGGCAGAGTCCCCAAGGATCAGCAGGCGAACCTGTTTTTGCCCTGTACCCTGTGTTCCCTTGCGCAACCCCCTTGCCTCGGGAAGCCGTGGTGTTTGTCGTTTCACCTGTTTTCCCTGGTAAATCAGCACTGGGGCCAGAAGCAATTTTAAAAAATAGAGGTTCATAGGGTCTCTTTTTACCACAGCAGAACCGTTTGACAAGGTTTATTTGCGGTTATCAAAGGTTTTGTTTCTGGTGCTCTAAATGGCGCTCATACTGTTAATGTTTCTTGCCCAGTGCAATGCCTATTCCCCAGGCAATGGCGGATCCCAGACGGTCTGGCCGGAATTGACCGTGACGGCAACATTCTGATTCTGCAATTTTTCAACTGTTGCTTTCCCAACCTGTTTTATTTTTACCACGTCGCTCCATGATGTTAAAGCGGTCCGGTTTTTGTAAATATTTTCTGCAACGTTCTTACCCACACCGCCCAATTGCAACAGTCCTTTGACGGCGACTTCTTTACGGCGGGCTTCATTTTTTATTTTCTCTGGATAGGGGGAGTTCAAATCAATGGATTTGAGTTCGTATGTCACTTTTTCACTGTCTGTCAGTTGATACTGACTCAGGGCCCCGGCATCAATCGTGTTGTTCACTGTTTTGTTGTTGATGCCGACCACCTGTTTCTCCTTGCTGACCGCCTTTAAATCTGCGTCTTTTAGCTTTTTCCCAGTGACCGGGTGGACATTATAGGCGGTGCAGGTCAGGGAGTCGGGGACGAATTTTTCAGCCTCTATGATTTTTGCCTTGTCATTTCGTGTCTTTTCATCCGGCTCCTGGGACAATTTGCTTTTCAATCCCTCGCTTTTCCATGATTTGTAATTCGGGGTGACCTCATATCGAATCACTCCGCCTTTGAAAACGGCTTTTTTGACATCTGCTTCTACATCCTGCTCATGTTTTTTGTTGCCTTTTCTGGTCAGGGGGGTCAGGTTTTCCGGTTTATTTCCCGGTCCATGTACCTGTTCGTTGAGTAAATGCCCCAAAACATAATAGCTCGAATTCTTGTCTCCCGTGCGTCGCAGGTTCAAAGATTTCCAATTATCCCCCATGACCGATGGATTGGGTGGGGATCCGGCTTTTCCCTTGAGGGTCAATCGGTTAATGGTCATACCCTTTCCAAAGCCTCCATTTGATCCACCGAAACCGGGGTCATCGGAGACCGGGATATCCGTGGAGCCGTCCTCAAGCATGAGGTCCCTGATCAGAACTTTGGTGGTGCTGGCCAAGTCCCGAAGCTTGGCCGTTAAAGCATCGATGGCAGCCTTGTCTGCACCTGCTTTTCCCTTTGCTCTTTTTTGGCGGTCCAGTTCTGTTCGTATTTCCGTGTACTGTTTGCGGGCCTTGTTGATCAATTTTACCACGGTTTCATCCCGCTGGCCCTTCTGGGACTTGGTTTCGTCGAGTTTCTTTTGGGCATCATCCAGAAACTGCTTATATTCCCTGGGGGTTGATGCAACCATGATTTTTGGATTTTCCTCACCGCCCTGGATGGCAAAACTGTGGGACTTGCCGTCCTTGGATGTGAATTTTTCCTTGAACTTCCACCACTCGAAAAATTTCTTGACTGTGGCCTTGCCCTTTTCCACTCCTTTTTTGACGGTTGCCTTGCCCTTGGCAAACAAGGCTTTTCCCTTTTTGACGAGCCATCCGATGGTTTTGTCCAGCGCTTTGTCAATGGGGGCTCTGATTTTTAAAATGATTTTTTTGACTGCCTTGCCGATGCCGCCCAGTCCAATGAGCGAGGCTAAAAGACTGATGATCACGGGAACGCTTTTGCCCAGGGCGGATTCAACAGTGTTGGCCGCTTTGCCAATGGCCCCCCGGGCCAGTGCGCCCACTGAGTCAAACACGGATTTGGCAAAATCCACAATCTGACCCCACCTTTCCACAAAAAACATGACCAGATCATAGAGGAGTTTGACGGCCTTAACAATGGCGGCGGCCGGGTTTAACAGGCTGAGCAGCCAGACAATCCCCTCTTTGATAACCGTGACAACCACCCAGTCCCTGATGCCGCCGATGACCGTCTCCTTGATGTTGGCCAGTGAGGATTTGACCCTCTCCCACAGGGCAATGGGGCCTTTGGTGATGAGATCCTTTACAAAGGTGACGGATTTTTCAATGGTCGATACAATGGTTTCGCCCCTGGGGCCCAGTTTCTTGACAATTTTTCCCCGGATATTCTGCCAGGTCAACCCCAGGATCTGCATCACCAGGGAGAAGATCCCCTTAAGGTCGAACTTGTCGGGAAGGGTTATTTCCACCTCGGAAAGTGCCCCTGTCAGCCATCCGATCAAGCCTGCAATCAGATGCTTTTTGATGTTTTTCTGAAACTGCTGTATGCCTTTTTTTACGCCATTGACCACGTTCATAAAAAAGGCGACCGGGTCCTTGAAAATGGTGGACAGGGTGTCCCCGGCACGGTTGAGAAAATCCATGATGGGCTTGGGGTTGATTCCGGCAATTTCCATGACGGCCATGAACGCGATCCTTGCAGCTGCAGCAAAATCACCCGTGAGCAGGGCGCCGGCAATCTGGACGGCGGCTTTCATTGCTGCCTGGAATTTGGACAGAATGGCGTCGACGAATTTGCCCAGGGCGTTGGCCAGGGCGTTGACCCCGGCTTTCAGCTTTTTGGCCACAGCATTGACCGCATTTTTGGCCTTGTTGACCGTATTGTCAATGGCTGCATTGATTCGTTTTTGAAGGGCCGGAAAGGCACTGAGATATTTATTAACCTTATCTTTAAGCCATTTGCCGAATTTATCCAGCTGGGCCACGATCCATTTTCGCCCGGCTTCGATCACGGCCAGGGCCGCTGCTTTGGCCTTTTCAATAAGAAACTTCACCGCATTGCGCACGGCGGTAAAGACAGCGTCAATGGCATCGGTGATGGCCGTGACAGCGCTTTTTATGGCGCTTTTAGCCCTGTCCCACCAGCTGTCGTTTTTGC
Coding sequences:
- a CDS encoding SGNH/GDSL hydrolase family protein, which encodes MNLYFLKLLLAPVLIYQGKQVKRQTPRLPEARGLRKGTQGTGQKQVRLLILGDSAAAGVGVPHQNQAITGQILACFGPEYTVDWELMAKTGSTTAGTIGYIKSHPPSAFDVAVTSLGVNDVKAGVTTKKWVAQQKELITLMREKFKIHHFIISAVPPMALFPALPWPLNRYLGLCAAQMNQAVMKWLKTQADCEFMEFNLPMDSSLMADDGFHPGPALHTIWGQEAFHRIARQWQDHPSAHTQQGKQS
- a CDS encoding phage tail protein gives rise to the protein MFTTASAAKSTIAKSTPSISSKTVPSTAVKIKSTNGDAVNRLKKGSPGTKASNILVQMLRSGRLQTRLTMGTPQDRSKGEGDQMADQVMARPATVMPELTGIKNNKKVQPQEEEELQAQEKEKNEGEGEFQAQEEEGEFQTQEEEEKLQPQEEEAVQAPKGENRKTSATTSTARLKTDLNAAKYDDEPLSESPAPAPPGVSDPATDTAPKSAKESLATPAPIPQPTPPISPGPPEKTSRTASAAFPATAAPPGKNDGEKTTVAPPSSDALSLVGKSDEIMATMAGSSPSQVAASYPSMGTAIKDSLDKEQKETAGQVAPLEARTDGVTNIPGVKIQEVTPGKNAKISKGDTEGEPLAPKIGPHKNSTQPTGNKDKTQLLDKKAAGEGFLSWLKTNLSGFMSKISTRDPALRTDAGERPQIDTRGQANPNRAENQRNDGQTQVDGLGEMTTEQLNTHPGKQKIQPVKVDEKAPIPIAKQTGVSLETKGSDDMARFAAMAIPANVRGAADVKMAPQLQKSLSKPKADVSSAAKKRDEDKDQAIKKGQAEADQQSTEARREQDEIVEASRKTVSHEQEKGIKEAREQINSFNKEADTEQTTLKKGVDNRIKTDEDQASKQLSDAEKEAEEKKRKGEAEAQKKKKEMEKESKNDSWWDRAKSAIKSAVTAITDAIDAVFTAVRNAVKFLIEKAKAAALAVIEAGRKWIVAQLDKFGKWLKDKVNKYLSAFPALQKRINAAIDNTVNKAKNAVNAVAKKLKAGVNALANALGKFVDAILSKFQAAMKAAVQIAGALLTGDFAAAARIAFMAVMEIAGINPKPIMDFLNRAGDTLSTIFKDPVAFFMNVVNGVKKGIQQFQKNIKKHLIAGLIGWLTGALSEVEITLPDKFDLKGIFSLVMQILGLTWQNIRGKIVKKLGPRGETIVSTIEKSVTFVKDLITKGPIALWERVKSSLANIKETVIGGIRDWVVVTVIKEGIVWLLSLLNPAAAIVKAVKLLYDLVMFFVERWGQIVDFAKSVFDSVGALARGAIGKAANTVESALGKSVPVIISLLASLIGLGGIGKAVKKIILKIRAPIDKALDKTIGWLVKKGKALFAKGKATVKKGVEKGKATVKKFFEWWKFKEKFTSKDGKSHSFAIQGGEENPKIMVASTPREYKQFLDDAQKKLDETKSQKGQRDETVVKLINKARKQYTEIRTELDRQKRAKGKAGADKAAIDALTAKLRDLASTTKVLIRDLMLEDGSTDIPVSDDPGFGGSNGGFGKGMTINRLTLKGKAGSPPNPSVMGDNWKSLNLRRTGDKNSSYYVLGHLLNEQVHGPGNKPENLTPLTRKGNKKHEQDVEADVKKAVFKGGVIRYEVTPNYKSWKSEGLKSKLSQEPDEKTRNDKAKIIEAEKFVPDSLTCTAYNVHPVTGKKLKDADLKAVSKEKQVVGINNKTVNNTIDAGALSQYQLTDSEKVTYELKSIDLNSPYPEKIKNEARRKEVAVKGLLQLGGVGKNVAENIYKNRTALTSWSDVVKIKQVGKATVEKLQNQNVAVTVNSGQTVWDPPLPGE
- a CDS encoding MarC family protein, whose amino-acid sequence is MELETFVNYYLKIFFILTPFFVLSAFLSLTREFQDFEKKRIAIKLTIAVMISSFMIYLFGRYIFELFGITLDAFRIGAGTILFLSALSMLSEKNDTASEASNQDIAVVPLAMPMTVGPGVIGVLLVMGAEAGSVMEKIIIGGALFLAVVTLGIMLYLSAVVKRLIGEQGLVLLPKITGLFVSAIAAQIIFTGIQNFLKLN
- a CDS encoding YccF domain-containing protein; protein product: MILILNILWFIIGGGFISWLLWILLGGLLFITIAGIPFAFAAFRIAGFAAFPFGRELVDARALGEKRIVGTALANFLWIILAGIWLAISHIIAGISLCLTIIGIPFGFAHFRLAGVCFAPLGKIPVSK